A section of the Telopea speciosissima isolate NSW1024214 ecotype Mountain lineage chromosome 3, Tspe_v1, whole genome shotgun sequence genome encodes:
- the LOC122654924 gene encoding uncharacterized protein LOC122654924, producing the protein MDCFDFDNVKAEKAKAMQRSLRLQKMANLFLYVEVCIALLLLSWFSTRLPFAVRISGEYFRELCLVLVSPCFVFLAGNAIILTLFAKSGKFSALGLSPNTSSTNDIYDEFVYKDKEMVYQEEKVNSDIIL; encoded by the exons ATGGATTGTTTCGACTTTGATAACGTAAAAGCAGAGAAGGCAAAGGCGATGCAGAGGTCTCTTCGTCTTCAAAAGATGGCAAACTTGTTCCTGTACGTCGAGGTATGCATAGCTCTGCTCTTACTCTCCTGGTTTTCCACTCGTCTCCCCTTTGCTGTCAGAATCTCCGGTGAGTATTTTCGAGAGCTATGTCTAGTCCTGGTCAGCCCTTGCTTCGTCTTCTTGGCAGGCAACGCCATCATACTCACTCTCTTCGCCAAATCCGGCAAGTTCTCCGCCCTAGGCCTGAGCCCCAACACCTCCAGCACCAATGATATCTACGACGAGTTTGTATACAAGGACAAAGAGATGGTTTaccaagaagagaaagtgaacaGTG ATATCATTCTATAG